In one window of Anaerolineales bacterium DNA:
- a CDS encoding 2-oxoacid:ferredoxin oxidoreductase subunit gamma: protein MQTEVIFSGFGGQGALFAGQVLAFAAMDAGHAVTWMPSYGPEMRGGTANCTVVIADEEIGSPTIKNPKAAVVMNLPSLDKFEPHIVPGGVLIVNSSLVNRDPVRTDITWVMIPAQEIAETIGPRRLLNMVMLGALIEKLPILTVDDLKEALSHHLPERHKKLLPSNLSALERGAAFARGEFTIEKAVSSSQEPVETIAPTSV, encoded by the coding sequence ATGCAGACTGAAGTCATCTTCTCTGGGTTTGGCGGTCAGGGTGCCCTGTTTGCTGGGCAGGTGCTGGCCTTTGCGGCCATGGATGCCGGTCATGCTGTAACCTGGATGCCCTCTTATGGGCCAGAGATGCGCGGTGGCACCGCTAATTGCACAGTGGTTATTGCTGATGAAGAAATTGGTTCACCCACCATAAAAAACCCAAAAGCTGCCGTGGTGATGAACCTTCCTTCACTGGACAAGTTCGAACCCCATATCGTCCCAGGCGGCGTGCTCATTGTTAATTCATCCCTGGTCAACCGCGACCCTGTCCGCACAGACATCACCTGGGTGATGATCCCCGCCCAGGAGATCGCCGAGACGATCGGACCCAGACGCTTGCTAAACATGGTCATGCTGGGAGCTTTGATCGAAAAATTGCCCATCCTGACCGTGGATGATTTGAAGGAAGCCCTGAGTCATCATCTACCTGAGCGGCATAAGAAATTATTGCCCAGTAATCTTTCAGCACTGGAACGTGGTGCAGCCTTCGCACGCGGCGAGTTTACGATCGAGAAGGCAGTATCTAGTAGCCAGGAGCCAGTCGAAACAATCGCCCCGACATCTGTTTAA